The Caldanaerovirga acetigignens genome contains the following window.
CTATCAGTTCTCCATCCTTTACCAGTGAATTTATAAACTTAACATCGCTCCTGACCGTACGCTCACTCACCCCGAGGACAACCGCTATCTCTTTGCCCTTTACCCAGCCTGTTTTTTCTAAAAGATACAAAATCAGTTTCCTCTGCCTCGGTCCAAGGCCCATTGCTTCCCTCTCCCACCATGTTTATCTGAAAGGCCGAATCTTTCGATAGATTTACCTTTTTCGAATAAAAGAAGTTCTTTTGGATAGAGGCGCTGAGAGAAGCTCGTGGAATATAAAGTATTTTACTAATTCCTCTCTCTCTACCCCCCAACTCCAACTCAAAGCCGGTCCAACCTGTTGCCTTTCATGTTGAAGAAGCTCAGCTTTTTTCTCTTCTTCCTCAGGCAGTTCCAGGGAAACTCCTTCTTGTGTCTTTTCTTCGTTTTCAGGCTCTAAGACGTATTCATATTCCTCAAACTCGCCGGCAGAACTGCCATGCATTTCCTCCGGCAGGTCTGCTCCTTCGGCTAATATTATATCCTGCCCGGCAATGCGGCGGCTGCCGAAATTTTTTCTATTACCAAGTAACCTTATCAGCCTCACTGCTATTATAACTATAAAAATGATCCATGATGTAAGGTTTTCAAAATTCATCGAGGCTCACCGCCTTTTTTATTCTTTCTCCTCCTGCTGTTTTTCTTGACCCAGTTTTGAGAAGGATTCCCTCATAACTGTATCGGCTATTATATTCTTCATATTATAGTAATCCATTACTCCTATTTTCCCACTGCGCAAAGCTTCGGCCAAGGCCTTTGGAACTTCTGCTTCGGCTTCCACAACTTTTGCCCTCATTTCCTGAACCATCGCCTTCATCTCTTGTTCTCTGGCAACAGCCATAGCTCTTCTCTCCTCGGCCTTTGCCTGGGCAATCCTCTTATCGGCTTCGGCCTGGTCGATCTGGAGCCGAGCTCCTATATTCCTTCCCACGTCTACATCGGCTATATCAATAGAAAGAATTTCAAAAGCAGTTCCGGCGTCAAGTCCTTTGTTCAACACAGTTCTCGAAATTAAATCCGGATTCTCCAACACTTCTTTGTGGCTGTTGGACGAACCGACGGTAGTGACGATACCCTCTCCTACGCGGGCAATTATCGTTTCCTCACCGGCACCGCCCACAAGCCGATCAATATTGGCCCTCACTGTGACGCGGGCCTTTACCTTTACCTCAATCCCATCCTTGGCTACCGCGGCTACCACGGGAGTTTCGATGACCTTTGGATTAACGCTCATCTGAACTGCGTGCAGCACATCCCGTCCCGCCAGGTCGATTGCTGCGGCTCGCTCAAACCCCAGAGGGATATTTGCCCTTTGGGCCGCTATTAAGGCATCTATTACCCTGTCCACATTTCCTCCTGCCAGGTAATGGGCTTCCAGCTTGTTTATTTCTACATCTTGTCCGGCTTTGATGGCCTTAATTAACGGCTTAACTATTTTATCCGGCGGCACGCGCCTAAGTCTCATCCCCACAAGGGTGAAAATCCCTATTTTAACCCCTGCCGCAAGTGCCGAAATCCAAAGGCCTAATGGTATGAAGCTGAAAATCACCGCAAAAAAGATAAAAATTAAACCGAGGAATATCAATAAAAATATGAGCTCAGTCAACGCGAAAACCTCCTTACTATTTTCATCATTTAATTCAATTATTTAATCCCTCTCAACCACAATCCTAGAACCTTCGACTTTCACCACCCGCACTTTTTTGCCGGCTTCTATGAATTCTCCATCGGATACCACATCCAGCTTCCTATCGCCAAAATCAACTATGCCAGCAGGCCTGAGCGGTGTGAGCGCCACTCCTGTGCGCCCCAACAATTCAGTTTTCTCCTCATGGGCGGTGTAGCCCAAAGATTTATCCAACCGCGAAAAGAGCACCAAGCGTTCAAAAAACGGCGAGCTCGAAAACCGCTTCAGCAGTAAAATAAAGATGATAAAGCTCGCCACAAGGGATACGGTAACTGTAATCAGTCCCTGCTTTACTGTAGCCGAAGCTGTGACTATTCCGCCAATTATCCCCGCTATCCCAAGAACTCCTAAAACACCAAACCCCGGCACTAGAGCTTCGATGA
Protein-coding sequences here:
- the floA gene encoding flotillin-like protein FloA (flotillin-like protein involved in membrane lipid rafts), yielding MFLLIFLGLIFIFFAVIFSFIPLGLWISALAAGVKIGIFTLVGMRLRRVPPDKIVKPLIKAIKAGQDVEINKLEAHYLAGGNVDRVIDALIAAQRANIPLGFERAAAIDLAGRDVLHAVQMSVNPKVIETPVVAAVAKDGIEVKVKARVTVRANIDRLVGGAGEETIIARVGEGIVTTVGSSNSHKEVLENPDLISRTVLNKGLDAGTAFEILSIDIADVDVGRNIGARLQIDQAEADKRIAQAKAEERRAMAVAREQEMKAMVQEMRAKVVEAEAEVPKALAEALRSGKIGVMDYYNMKNIIADTVMRESFSKLGQEKQQEEKE